A single genomic interval of Tursiops truncatus isolate mTurTru1 chromosome 1, mTurTru1.mat.Y, whole genome shotgun sequence harbors:
- the LOC109550407 gene encoding uncharacterized protein isoform X6 — translation MTSKDTELRRSLCKSCKNGQLREADCPLIDESDKHQESKDNFLNSVLFMFNKILTVKRLHGYNMSTSLNPTRKISYKCKSYRKSLQPTSDLLNCNRCYTGENSYECSECGKAFKTKFHFIRHEKNHTRKKPFECNDCGRAYSRKAHLATHQKIHNGERPFVCSDCGKAFTHKAQLMVHQRLHTGEKPYECGQCGKSFTWNSSFTQHVKSHTLENSFECKECGKTFRYSSSLYKHSRFHTGEKPYRCIVCGKAFGNTSVLVTHQRIHTGEKPYGCIECGKAFIKKCHLLRHQIIHTGEKPYECSKCRKAFSQKSNLILHQKIHM, via the coding sequence AAGCTGACTGCCCACTTATTGATGAATCAGACAAGCACCAGGAAAGCAAAGACAATTTTTTGAATTCAGTTTTGTTCATGTTCAATAAAATTCTGACTGTGAAGAGACTTCATGGTTATAATATGAGCACAAGTCTTAATCctacaagaaaaatatcatataaatgtAAGTCATATAGGAAGAGTTTGCAACCTACTTCAGACTTACTTAATTGTAATAGATGTTATACTGGAGAAAACTCTTatgaatgcagtgaatgtgggaaagccttcaaaacgaagtttcattttattagacatgaaaaaaatcatacaagaaaaaaaccctttGAATGCAACGACTGTGGGAGAGCCTATAGCAGGAAGGCTCACCTTGCAACTCATCAGAAAATACATAATGGAGAGAGACCCTTTGTGTGCAGTGATTGTGGGAAAGCATTTACACATAAAGCACAACTCATGGTCCATCAGAGactccacactggagagaaaccttatgaatgcGGTCAATGCGGAAAATCATTCACCTGGAACTCCTCCTTTACTCAACACGTGAAATCACATACACTTGAGAACTCAtttgaatgtaaggaatgtgggaaaaccttcagGTATAGTTCATCCCTTTATAAACACTCTAGAtttcatacaggagagaaaccctatcgATGCATCGTGTGTGGCAAAGCTTTTGGCAACACTTCTGTGCTTGTTACTCATCAAAgaattcacacaggagagaaaccttatggATGTATTGAATGTGGCAAAGCCTTCATCAAgaagtgtcacctcctcagacaTCAGATAATTCATACAGGAGAAAAGCCCTATGAATGTAGCAAATGTAGGAAAGCATTTTCCCAGAAGTCAAATCTTATTTTACATCAGAAAATTCATATGTAA
- the LOC141275689 gene encoding uncharacterized protein gives MVEGENPRWRSPEVICLLDDELEGQEGEGSKDSFLNQGMFTFKKTLTNETVQNCNLNINFISSREKQHKCESNGKCLQPNLYFLSYNKSYIRENSYEYKECGKAFKNKLCLIRHEKKHRRKKTFGCSECGKAFQKKSHLIRHEKKHTRKKITFECSDCGKAFNSKGHLAAHQKIHSGERPFVCSDCGKAFTHKAQLMVHQRLHTGEKPYECGQCGKSFTWNSSFTQHVKSHTSENSFACKECGKSFRYSSSLYKHSRIHTGEKPYRCRECGKAFADSSVLVMHQRIHTGEKPHRCTECGKGFIKRSHLLKIISIKISGKHHHCLFKA, from the exons ATGGTGGAGGGAGAGAACCCACGTTGGCGCTCTCCAG AAGTTATCTGCTTACTTGATGATGAGCTAGAGggacaggaaggagaaggaagcaaaGACAGTTTTTTGAACCAAGGTATGTTCACCTTCAAGAAAACACTGACCAATGAGACAGTCCAAAATTGTAAtctgaatataaattttatttcttcaagagAAAAACAGCATAAATGTGAATCAAATGGAAAGTGTTTGCAACCTAACTTATACTTTCTTAGTTATAATAAAAGTTATATCAGAGAAAACTCTTATGAATACaaggaatgtggaaaagccttcaaaAACAAGTTGTGTCTTATTAGACATGAAAAaaagcacagaaggaaaaaaacctttgggtgcagtgaatgtgggaaagccttccaAAAGAAGTCTCATCTCATTAGACATGAAAAAAAgcatacaaggaaaaaaataacctttgaatgcagtgactgtgggaaagcctttaaCAGTAAGGGACACCTTGCAGCTCATCAAAAAATTCATAGTGGAGAGAGACCCTTTGTGTGCAGTGATTGTGGGAAAGCTTTTACGCATAAAGCACAACTCATGGTCCATCAGAGactccacactggagagaagccttaTGAATGTGGTCAATGTGGGAAATCATTCACCTGGAACTCTTCCTTTACTCAACATGTGAAATCGCACACATCCGAGAACTCATTTGCATGTAAGGAGTGTGGGAAAAGCTTCAGGTACAGTTCATCCCTTTATAAACACTCCAGAATCCATACAGGCGAGAAACCATACCGATGCAGAGAATGTGGCAAAGCCTTTGCAGACTCATCAGTGTTGGTCatgcatcagagaattcatacaggCGAGAAACCCCACAGGTGCACTGAATGTGGCAAAGGCTTCATCAAGAGATCACATCTCCTTAAAATTATATCTATTAAGATCTCTGGGAAACACCATCATTGTCTCTTCAAAGCCTAA